One genomic window of Pagrus major chromosome 22, Pma_NU_1.0 includes the following:
- the hadhb gene encoding trifunctional enzyme subunit beta, mitochondrial: protein MASMLLNTMRSSPVSPSWAMRIGARSLSTTAQLQAQVQTKSKKTLARPGMKNMVLVEGVRTPFLLSGTTYADLMPHDLARAALQGLLNKTGLPKDAVDYIIYGTVIQEVKTSNVAREAALGAGFSDKIPAHTVTMACISSNQAMTSAVGLIAAGQCDAVVAGGVEFMSDVPIRHSRKMRKTMLSLNKAKTLGAKLSLIGSIRMAHLAPELPAVAEFSTAETMGHSADRLAAAFGVTRVEQDEFALRSHTLAKKAQDAGLLQDVISFKVPGRDIVSKDNGIRPSSMEQMGKLKAAFIKPHGTVTAANSSFLTDGASAVLIMSEEKALAMGYKPKAYLRDFVYVSQDPKDQLLLGPTYGTPKVLERAGLTMNDIDVFEFHEAFAGQIMANLKAMDSDWFGQTYLGRKSKVGAPPMEKFNLWGGSLSLGHPFGATGCRLVTTVAHRLQKEGGQYGLVAACAAGGQGHAMVIEAYPQ, encoded by the exons ATGGCTTCCATGTTGCTGAACACAATGCGGAGCTCCCCGGTCAGCCCTTCCTGGGCGATGCGGATCG GGGCTCGCTCTCTCAGTACGACAGCCCAGCTTCAGGCTCAGG TTCAGACAAAGAGCAAAAAGACGCTGGCTCGGCCTGGTATGAAGAACATGGTTCTGGTTGAAGGAGTTCGAACCCCTTTCCTGTTGTCTGGAACAAC ATATGCTGACCTAATGCCCCATGACTTGGccagagcagctctgca GGGTCTGCTGAATAAAACAGGTCTACCCAAAGACGCTGTAGACTACATCATCTATGGAACAGTCATTCAGGAGGTCAAAACCAGCAACGTAGCAAGAGAG GCAGCCCTGGGTGCAGGCTTCTCTGACAAGATCCCAGCTCACACCGTCACCATGGCCTGCATCTCCTCCAACCAGGCAATGACCTCAG ctgTTGGTCTGATTGCTGCAGGCCAGTGTGACGCTGTCGTGGCAGGAGGGGTGGAGTTCATGTCCGACGTTCCTATCCGTCACAGCCGTAAGATGAGGAAGACCATGCTGTCCCTCAACAAGGCAAAGACCCTTGGCGCGAAGCTCAGTCTGATCGGCAGCATCCGGATGGCACACCTTGCCCCAGAG CTTCCTGCCGTGGCTGAGTTCTCCACAGCTGAAACGATGGGTCACAGTGCAGATCGTCTGGCTGCTGCGTTCGGAGTCACTAGAGTGGAACAGGACGAGTTTGCTCTACGATCACACACTCTGGCCAAAAAGGCCCAGGATGCCGGTCTGCTGCAGGATGTCATCTCCTTTAAAGTGCCAG GTCGTGATATTGTTTCCAAGGACAACGGAATCCGCCCCTCCTCCATGGAGCAAATGGGCAAACTAAAAGCTGCCTTCATTAAACCTCACGGCACAGTCACCGCCGCCAACTCCTCCTTcctg ACCGACGGTGCCTCTGCTGTGCTCATCATGTCTGAAGAGAAAGCCTTGGCCATGGGTTACAAGCCCAAAGCCTACCTCAG AGACTTTGTCTACGTGTCTCAAGACCCCAAAGATCAGCTGCTTTTGGG GCCAACATACGGTACACCAAAGGTCCTGGAACGAGCCGGTTTAACCATGAATGACATTGACGTCTTCGAGTTCCACGAGGCATTCGCA ggCCAGATAATGGCAAATCTGAAGGCTATGGACTCTGATTGGTTCGGCCAGACGTACTTGGGCAGGAAATCGAAG gtgggAGCTCCTCCCATGGAGAAGTTCAACCTGTGGGGAGGCTCTCTGTCTCTGGGTCACCCGTTCGGTGCCACAGGCTGCAGGCTGGTGACCACAGTGGCACACCGGCTGcagaaggagggaggacagtACGGACTGGTGGCGGCTTGTGCTGCTGGAGGACAG GGTCATGCCATGGTGATCGAAGCCTACCcccaataa
- the hadhaa gene encoding LOW QUALITY PROTEIN: hydroxyacyl-CoA dehydrogenase trifunctional multienzyme complex subunit alpha a (The sequence of the model RefSeq protein was modified relative to this genomic sequence to represent the inferred CDS: inserted 2 bases in 1 codon; substituted 2 bases at 2 genomic stop codons) — protein MTALCLTASHLLYSSLHQARTHVSYQLKDDVAVIRLNDPTATVNTPTAQMNSELTEAMGEIWSNGAVRXTVFISSKRGCSIAGADIKIIQSCKSSEEVTRLSWEGQKVLEKTEKAPNPVLKALSQSCAGGYXVTLEYIKVKSNRLVSCPCVCVCVXVGLPGASDMMLTGRNIRADKAKKMGLVQQLVDPLGPGVKPAEERTVEYLEEVAVGWAKVIANKMPP, from the exons ATGACAG CCCTCTGCCTGACGGCCTCTCATCTTTTGTACTCTTCTCTCCATCAAGCTCGAACACACGTCAGCTACCAGCTCAAGGATGATGTGGCAGTTATACGACTCAATGATCCAACAgccacg gtgaacACACCGACGGCACAGATGAATTCTGAGCTGACGGAGGCGATGGGAGAGATCTGGTCGAATGGAGCTGTGAG TACTGTCTTCATCTCCAGCAAGCGTGGCTGCTCCATCGCCGGGGCAGATATCAA GATAATCCAGTCCTGTAAGAGCAGTGAGGAGGTCACCCGTCTCTCTTGGGAAGGTCAGAAGGTTTTGGAGAAGACTGAGAAGGCTCCAAATCC TGTCTTGAAAGCACTGTCACAGTCTTGCGCTGGTGGCTACTGAGTTACACTGGAGTATATTAAGGTCAAGAG CAACCGGCTTGTCTCatgcccatgtgtgtgtgtgtgtgtgtaggtgggtCTCCCCGGAGCGTCTGACATGATGCTGACAGGCAGGAACATCAGGGCAGATAAAGCCAAGAAGATGGGTCTGGTGCAGCAGCTTGTGGACCCTCTGG GCCCCGGTGTGAAGCCTGCCGAGGAAAGAACTGTCGAGTACCTTGAGGAAGTTGCAGTGGGCTGGGCCAAAGTAATCGCCAACAAAATG ccACCATAG